In one window of Streptomyces sp. NBC_01224 DNA:
- a CDS encoding iron chaperone, which produces MPSTKSPAEDSGTTTEKYNGFTAEERAAMKEHAREKKAAARRGSSRAEKEAAAERDVLAKIAEMPEADRVLAERIHEIIKTAAPDLAPKLWYGMPAYARDGKVVCHFQSAEKFKSRYATLGFSDQAALDDGAMWSTAYAVRELTAADEERISVLVKKAVG; this is translated from the coding sequence ATGCCGTCCACGAAGTCGCCCGCCGAGGACTCCGGCACGACCACCGAGAAGTACAACGGATTCACCGCCGAGGAGCGGGCCGCGATGAAGGAGCACGCACGCGAGAAGAAGGCGGCGGCGCGGCGCGGTTCGTCCCGGGCGGAGAAGGAGGCGGCGGCGGAGCGGGACGTGCTCGCGAAGATCGCCGAGATGCCGGAGGCGGACCGCGTCCTCGCCGAGCGGATCCACGAGATCATCAAGACCGCGGCTCCGGACCTCGCGCCCAAGCTCTGGTACGGAATGCCCGCGTACGCCAGAGACGGCAAGGTCGTCTGCCACTTCCAGAGCGCGGAGAAGTTCAAGTCGAGGTATGCCACGCTCGGCTTCAGCGACCAGGCGGCACTCGACGACGGCGCCATGTGGTCGACCGCCTACGCCGTGAGGGAGCTGACCGCGGCCGACGAAGAGCGCATCAGCGTGCTTGTCAAGAAGGCGGTGGGCTGA
- a CDS encoding site-specific integrase, whose amino-acid sequence MRLVDGDGQPVAAACRFLDHLVDRGFSPHTICAYAYDLRRLFTFVAAEGMDWREFRGPDALRLLAFLRQAPSRRPAQRLGLTAVVGGPETPGSLLAPATVNQILAAVSSFYDWAVVAEEYDGDSPMQKRLDPALARVPDRHQPFMGRASRQQPTRRTVTVKQPRRLPRPVDEVVLEKFIGSLKRLRARTATASLNADARGPPEGTATPRPDVLATYQADAAAGR is encoded by the coding sequence GTGCGGTTGGTCGATGGTGATGGTCAACCGGTCGCCGCGGCCTGCCGGTTCCTGGATCACCTGGTCGACCGGGGCTTCTCGCCGCACACGATCTGCGCGTACGCGTACGACCTGCGGCGGCTGTTCACCTTCGTTGCCGCTGAGGGCATGGACTGGCGTGAGTTCCGGGGCCCGGATGCCTTGCGGCTGCTGGCATTCCTGCGGCAAGCACCGTCGCGCCGCCCCGCCCAGCGGCTCGGCCTGACAGCCGTGGTCGGCGGCCCGGAGACACCGGGGAGCCTGCTCGCACCGGCGACGGTGAACCAGATCCTGGCCGCCGTCTCCAGCTTCTACGACTGGGCGGTGGTCGCCGAGGAGTACGACGGCGACTCCCCGATGCAAAAGCGCCTTGACCCGGCACTTGCCCGGGTGCCGGACCGGCATCAGCCGTTCATGGGCCGCGCAAGCCGTCAGCAGCCGACGCGCCGCACGGTGACGGTCAAGCAGCCGCGGCGACTGCCGCGCCCGGTGGACGAGGTGGTGCTGGAGAAGTTCATCGGCAGCCTGAAGCGGCTGCGGGCTCGCACGGCCACGGCTTCCCTCAACGCCGACGCCCGGGGCCCGCCCGAGGGAACCGCCACCCCGCGCCCCGACGTCCTCGCCACGTACCAGGCCGACGCTGCGGCCGGGCGGTGA
- a CDS encoding sensor histidine kinase, which yields MSTGWSGVPAGVRDWAIAVGVAATLLVTGLSERYSGTGLALLGCTLLAAGGLALVWRRRTPVPVLAATGLCAVGYQAAGFDVPAVAFLFAVYAAVREGHRSVTVVASVAVLATLPLAALASGLHDTGEAFAQARSALEIAWLIAAGAAGEALRQAERRADEAERTREETARRRADEERLHIARELHDSLTHQISVIKVQSEVAVHLARKRGEQVPDALLAIREAGREATRELRATLEALRDDETTLPHGLDHVPELVERFRMTGLDARLTIEGQRHDVPAAVGRTVYRIVQESLTNIARHADAATASVRIDCRPDVLAIRIDDDGKTAPDTAPTPGIGLLGMRERVTALGGRLRAEPRGEGGFTVQAELPVEQTS from the coding sequence ATGAGCACAGGATGGTCCGGTGTCCCGGCCGGTGTGAGGGACTGGGCGATCGCCGTCGGCGTGGCGGCGACGCTGCTGGTCACCGGCCTGTCCGAGCGGTACTCCGGCACGGGCCTCGCACTGCTCGGCTGCACGCTGCTGGCGGCCGGCGGCCTGGCGCTCGTCTGGCGCCGCCGGACTCCCGTTCCCGTCCTGGCCGCCACCGGGCTGTGCGCGGTGGGGTACCAGGCGGCCGGTTTCGACGTGCCCGCCGTCGCGTTCCTGTTCGCGGTGTACGCGGCCGTACGGGAGGGACACCGCAGCGTCACCGTGGTGGCGAGCGTGGCCGTGCTGGCCACGCTCCCCCTGGCGGCCCTGGCCTCGGGCCTGCACGACACGGGCGAGGCGTTCGCGCAGGCGCGCAGTGCCCTGGAGATCGCCTGGCTGATCGCTGCAGGCGCCGCGGGTGAGGCGCTGCGGCAGGCCGAGCGGCGGGCGGACGAGGCCGAGCGAACCCGGGAGGAGACCGCGCGGCGCCGCGCCGACGAGGAGCGGCTGCACATCGCGCGGGAGTTGCACGATTCGCTCACCCACCAGATCTCTGTCATCAAGGTGCAGTCCGAAGTCGCCGTCCACCTGGCTCGCAAGCGCGGTGAACAGGTACCGGATGCCCTGCTGGCGATCCGGGAGGCCGGTCGTGAGGCAACCCGGGAACTGCGGGCGACCTTGGAGGCGCTGCGCGACGACGAGACGACCCTGCCGCACGGGCTCGACCACGTCCCAGAACTGGTGGAACGGTTCCGCATGACCGGCCTGGACGCACGTTTGACGATCGAAGGACAGCGACACGACGTGCCGGCCGCGGTGGGCCGGACCGTCTACCGGATCGTTCAGGAGTCGCTCACCAACATCGCCCGTCACGCGGACGCCGCCACGGCGTCGGTCCGGATCGACTGCCGCCCGGACGTCCTCGCGATACGCATCGATGACGACGGCAAGACCGCGCCGGACACCGCCCCGACGCCCGGCATCGGGCTGCTCGGCATGCGCGAACGAGTCACCGCCCTCGGCGGTCGGCTGCGCGCGGAACCGCGCGGCGAGGGCGGCTTCACCGTCCAGGCCGAACTCCCCGTGGAGCAGACGTCGTGA
- a CDS encoding DUF6223 family protein, whose translation MSVRTVLAVAGAALISGLVLAEPAAADPSVQPVAASVYTLSAGRIGSSLAALVGLLGAVNGSLALARPTGQGHIGTWARRNGAVTALVAGLIAVVVGGSVAATADGGLGTGNGLGGAYVAMLVGLIAVTLGWLARSRRTG comes from the coding sequence ATGTCAGTCCGCACTGTGCTTGCCGTGGCCGGAGCCGCTCTGATCAGCGGTCTCGTGCTCGCCGAACCGGCGGCCGCGGACCCCTCTGTCCAGCCGGTCGCCGCAAGCGTCTACACCCTGAGCGCCGGCCGCATCGGATCCTCCTTGGCCGCACTGGTCGGTCTCCTCGGCGCGGTCAACGGCAGCCTGGCCCTGGCCCGCCCCACCGGTCAGGGTCACATCGGCACCTGGGCCCGGCGGAACGGGGCCGTCACGGCTCTCGTGGCGGGTCTGATAGCCGTGGTCGTCGGCGGGTCGGTCGCGGCCACCGCCGACGGCGGTCTCGGCACCGGCAACGGGCTGGGCGGCGCCTACGTCGCCATGCTGGTCGGCCTGATCGCCGTCACCCTCGGTTGGCTGGCCCGCTCCCGCCGAACCGGCTGA